One stretch of Juglans microcarpa x Juglans regia isolate MS1-56 chromosome 3D, Jm3101_v1.0, whole genome shotgun sequence DNA includes these proteins:
- the LOC121255659 gene encoding G-type lectin S-receptor-like serine/threonine-protein kinase At5g24080, producing the protein MTMASFSSSLIMFYLVLASFGACMASQIGLGSRLLASQNQAWVSDNGTFVFGFTPADGRDDRLQVGIWFAELPGDRTLVWSARNSPVTNKAILEFDTTGNLVLVDGDTTVWMSNTSGARIEYAVMSESGNFIIFGTDNRIVWQSFSHPSDTLLPNQPFTVSLELTTSKSASHGGYYTLKMLQQPTSLSLALTYNLPESFDNLPESYSNYSYWQGPDISNVTGDVVAVLNEAGSFGIVYGDSSVGSVYVHKNDGDYGGLSAASNQSTRLAVLRRLTLETNGNIRLYRWDDDVNGSRQWVPEWAAVSNPCDISGICGNGICNLDRSKTNASCTCLPGTSKVDGGIQCTENSSLIGKCGSRRENLTSQFKISMVQQTNYYYSDFSVIANYSDVPTVSKCGDACLSDCECVASLYGLDDEKPYCWVLRSLDFGGFEDPGSTLFVKVSSNGSNTPESNSAGSSDGSGNVREKVLVIPIVLSMTLLIGLLSLLLYYNINRRRALKRAMDNSLIFEGAPLNFSYRNLQIRTWNFSQLLGTGGFGSVYKGSLADGTLVAVKKLDRVLPHGEKEFITEVNTIGSMHHMNLVRLCGYCSEGSHRLLVYEFMKNGSLDKWIFPSHHYRDRLLDWSTRFHIAVSTAQGIAYFHEQCRNRIIHCDIKPENILLDENFCPKVSDFGLAKLMGREHSQVVTMVRGTRGYLAPEWVSNRPITVKADVYSYGMLLLEIVGGRRNLDMSFDAEDFFYPGWAFKEMTSGTPIKVADRRLEGAVEEEELVRALKVALWCIQDEVITRPSMGEVVKMLEGSMNINMPPMPQTVLELVEEGLDHVYKAMKRDQFNHFSSFTINSHPSSSRATCSYSTMSPR; encoded by the exons ATGACCAtggcttctttttcttcttctttgatcaTGTTCTACTTGGTTCTAGCTAGTTTTGGTGCTTGCATGGCTAGCCAGATTGGTTTGGGTTCAAGGCTGCTGGCTAGTCAGAATCAAGCGTGGGTTTCCGATAATGGCACTTTCGTTTTTGGGTTTACTCCGGCCGATGGACGTGATGATCGGCTTCAAGTTGGTATTTGGTTTGCGGAGCTTCCGGGAGATCGAACATTAGTTTGGTCAGCTAG AAATTCTCCGGTCACCAACAAAGCAATCCTGGAGTTCGACACCACCGGAAACCTTGTCCTCGTTGATGGGGACACCACCGTCTGGATGTCCAACACCTCTGGTGCCCGCATAGAATATGCAGTCATGTCAGAGTCCGGCAACTTCATCATATTCGGCACAGACAACCGCATTGTATGGCAGAGTTTTTCACACCCATCTGATACTCTCCTTCCAAACCAACCGTTTACAGTTTCACTAGAGCTAACAACGTCTAAGTCAGCCTCACATGGTGGCTATTACACCCTCAAAATGCTTCAACAACCCACTTCACTAAGCCTTGCTCTGACCTACAATTTGCCGGAAAGTTTTGACAACCTGCCAGAATCTTACAGCAACTATTCCTATTGGCAAGGACCCGACATATCAAATGTGACAGGGGACGTTGTTGCAGTTTTAAATGAAGCCGGAAGTTTTGGGATTGTTTACGGGGACTCATCGGTTGGTTCTGTGTATGTGCACAAGAATGATGGTGATTATGGAGGATTGTCGGCAGCCTCAAACCAATCCACCAGGTTGGCGGTTCTTCGAAGATTGACTCTCGAGACTAATGGAAACATACGTTTGTATAGATGGGATGATGACGTAAATGGCTCGCGTCAATGGGTGCCAGAATGGGCTGCAGTTTCGAACCCTTGTGATATTTCTGGGATTTGTGGCAACGGAATATGTAATTTGGATAGGAGCAAGACTAATGCTTCTTGTACGTGTTTACCGGGTACTTCTAAGGTAGATGGTGGTATTCAGTGCACGGAGAACTCGTCCTTGATCGGAAAATGTGGTTCCCGGCGTGAAAATCTGACTTCCCAGTTCAAGATTTCAATGGTGCAGCAAaccaattattattattctgatTTCTCAGTGATAGCAAATTATAGTGATGTTCCAACGGTGTCAAAGTGTGGGGATGCGTGTTTATCAGATTGTGAGTGCGTTGCTTCCCTGTATGGTCTTGATGACGAGAAGCCTTACTGTTGGGTATTGAGGAGCTTGGACTTTGGCGGGTTTGAGGACCCCGGCTCGACACTGTTCGTGAAAGTTAGTTCCAATGGTTCGAACACACCAGAAAGCAATTCTGCAGGTTCCTCCGATGGATCTGGGAATGTGAGAGAGAAGGTTTTGGTTATTCCTATTGTTCTTAGCATGACATTACTCATTGGGCTACTTTCTTTGTTATTGTactataatattaatagaagAAGAGCTTTAAAGAGAGCCATGGATAATTCCTTGATCTTTGAAGGTGCTCCATTGAATTTTAGCTACCGTAATTTACAAATCCGGACATGGAATTTTAGCCAGTTGCTTGGAACAG GAGGATTTGGAAGTGTATATAAAGGAAGCCTAGCAGACGGGACTCTGGTTGCAGTTAAGAAATTAGATAGGGTGTTGCCTCATGGAGAGAAGGAGTTTATAACCGAAGTGAACACTATTGGCTCCATGCATCACATGAACTTGGTTCGGCTCTGTGGGTACTGCTCTGAGGGATCACACCG GCTTCTAGTTTATGAGTTCATGAAAAATGGGTCATTGGACAAATGGATATTCCCTTCACATCATTACAGAGACAGGCTATTGGATTGGTCAACTCGCTTCCATATAGCTGTTTCTACAGCGCAAGGGATTGCATATTTTCATGAGCAGTGTAGAAATCGAATAATACACTGTGACATCAAGCCAGAAAATATATTGCTGGATGAGAATTTCTGTCCCAAAGTGTCTGATTTTGGACTAGCTAAGTTAATGGGAAGAGAGCACTCACAGGTTGTCACTATGGTTAGAGGAACAAGAGGATACTTGGCTCCAGAGTGGGTTAGTAACCGCCCTATAACTGTAAAGGCTGATGTTTATAGTTATGGAATGCTTCTCTTGGAGATTGTTGGGGGGAGGAGAAATCTTGACATGTCCTTCGATGCTGAGGACTTCTTCTACCCCGGCTGGGCTTTCAAG GAGATGACAAGTGGGACACCAATTAAAGTTGCAGATAGGCGACTAGAAGGAGcagtggaagaagaagagctGGTGAGAGCTCTGAAAGTGGCATTATGGTGCATTCAGGATGAGGTCATCACGAGACCTTCAATGGGGGAAGTGGTGAAGATGTTGGAAGGATCTATGAACATAAACATGCCGCCAATGCCACAGACGGTTCTGGAGCTGGTCGAGGAAGGTCTGGATCATGTATACAAAGCAATGAAGAGAGATCAGTTTAATCACTTTAGCTCCTTCACAATCAATAGTCATCCCTCATCGTCTCGGGCTACATGTAGTTATTCCACAATGTCACCCAGATAA